CTTCCAGTTTCTTCAATATGGGCTCCATTGTCGGCGGGGTCGGGTTGGCCCTCCTGATGCCTGCCATCGGTCAACCGGCCATCGTCGGCATGGCCCTGGGAACATTGATCGGCGGGGGCCTGCAGCTGGTGGGCCAATTTCCATCCCTTAGGAAAGCTGGTTTTGTGTTTCGACCCGCGCTTGATCTTTCTGATCCCGGTCTCAGGCGAATTCTCAAACTGATGGTCCCGGCGGTCGCCGGGCTTGCCGCTTTACAGTTGAATATCTTCATCAACAGCTTCTTCGCCTCGTCATTGCAGGAAGGAAGTCTCTCCTGGCTGAACTACGCCTTCCGTCTCTTCATGTTTCCTTTAGGTGTTTTCGGAGTGGCGATCTCCATTGCCGCCCACCCGGTGATGGCACGTCAGGCCGCATCGGGCAGTATGGACGCGCTGAAGGAGTCATATGTGTCCACCCTCACCATGGGCTTCAGTCTGACCATCCCGGCGGCGGCAGGGCTCATCATGCTTGCCGAACCGGTGATCCGGCTGATCTTCCAGTATGGCCGGTTCGATCCGTATTCGACAACGATGACCGGTGAGGCCCTGGCCTATTATGCCCTGGGTCTCGCGGCGTACGCCTCGGTCAAAGTAACGGCGCCGGTCTTTTACAATATCAACGAGACCAGATACCCGGTGCTCGGCAGTTTTCTGGCGGTGGGGGTCAATGTATTGGTGGTGCTCTTGGCCATCGATCATCTGCAGCACCGGGCCCTGGCCCTGTCGATCTCCTGTGCGATGACCGTGAACTTCCTTTTCCTCTTCACAATCCTGCACTGCAAGCTCAAAGGATTCTCCCTTTCCTATCTCTTCCAGGGGTTCTTCAAGGTTGTCCTGGCGACCGCGGTCATGGTTCTCTGGCTCTACGGGATGGGCGGATTTATGGCAGGCGGAGGCGTTTTCCGTAATCTGATTGAGGTTGTGGTCCAGGTCGGCAGCGGAGCCCTGGTCTATGGAGTTGCTCTTTATTTCCTGAAACTTCCGGAATTGCGGATGATGGTGGAAAGTTTCAGGAGCAGGATGCGTTAGTCCGGCGGATTCTAATCTGCAGCCAATTCCCGCAGAAGCAAGATTTGCGAAAGGATGGCGGGGACGGCCGTGTCAACCCGCAGGATTCTCGGGCCGAGAGAAAATGTTTCCAGTCCCTGCTTTCTGAACAGGTCCACCTCAAAATCAACCCAGCCGCCTTCGGGGCCGATGGCCACCAGGGCCGGAGTTTCCCGGTTTGCGAAAACCGGCCGGGGTTCCCCGCTCTCCGGATCGGGATGGGCCAGCAATCTGATCGGGTAATTCGCTGCAATCTCCGGCAGGAGGTCTTCGGCGAAGGGTTTGAATTTCCGGTGCACCTGAATGATTGGCAGCCGGGTGTCCACCGCCTGTTCCAGCCCCAGCTTCAGGCAGTCACGGAGAGATTCTTTTTCCAGCAGGGAGGCTTTGAAAAAACTCTTCTCCACCCGGCCGGCCATGATCAGGTGGATCTCGGAGACCCCGAGAGAAGTTGCCTGCGCCAGAACCCTTTTCAGCATGATCGGCCGGGGCAGGGCCAGGACGAGGCAGAGCGGCGGCGGGGCTGTCGGCATCACCCCGATTTCGAGATCAAGAGCGACTCTTTCTTGATCGATTTCCCTGACAGTTCCCGAGCCCATCGGGCCGTTGACGATCCCGACTCTTACCGTGTCGCCGGGCAGAACCCGCAGGACTTTCCTCAGATGTTTTGCCCGTCTGTCGGCCAGAACGACTGAAGTGCCGTTTATTTCATTCTGCTCAAGAAGGATCAGATTCATGCTTTATAGTTTCCGGTAAAATGTTACTATGACCAGCGAACACCGACTATAACAGAACAAACAGGCTTGACCATAGCACCATGTTGATCATTTACAACCTTTTCCTGATTGCGATACCGGTCATCTGCCTGCCATGTCTGGCAGTGCTGCTGGTCTACGTCTATCTGACTCCGAAATACAAAGGGCGTCTTATGCGGAGGCTGGGGTTCGGTCTTGCGGATAAGGTTTTAGGCCTCCCCTCCGGCACGCCCCGGATCTGGATTCACGCCCTGTCGGTAGGGGAGGTGTCTTCCGCCAGATCGTTGGTGAACGGGCTGCGGAAGAAGTATCCCGATGCGGTTCTCCTGTTCTCGGCATCCACCCGGTCCGGTGAGGAATATGCCGCTTCGGTATTTAAAGATGCCGTGGATTCTTTCATCCCTTTTCCCCTGGATCTCTTCTGGAGTACGGAGAAGTTTGTGCAGACGGTGAATCCCGATCTCTTTGTGCTGGTCGAGACCGATCTCTGGCCGAATTTTCTCGGCTCGATCCGCCGCCATAAGATCAGATCGATTCTGGTGAACGGCAGGATGAGTGAAGAGTCGTTTGCCAACTATAGGAAACTCGCATTCTTTTTCGCACCGATGCTCTCCACCTTTGATTACCTGACCCTGCAGACCGATGCGGAAAAACGGAAAATGATGGAACTGGGGGTTAGTGAGGGGAAGATCAGATCCCTCGGCAATCTGAAATATGATGGTCTCGCGGGTGGCGGCAGGACCGGGAAGGGGGCAAATGATCCGGCCGATTCCGCCGGGGGGAAAACGATCTGGGTCGCCGGTTCGACCCATACCGGTGAAGAGGAATTGCTCCTGGCCGCGTTTGCCAGGCTGCGGAAGAAGTTTCCGGACCTGTACCTGGTCATCGCGCCCCGGAATGTGGAACGCGGCAGGGAGCTGTCCGCACTTGCCGCGAAGAGCGGTTTTCAGGCGGTGCGCCGGAGCGAAGGAGGCGACCTTGCCGGTGATCTGCTGATCCTTGATACCTTGGGAGAACTTGCCGGTTTTTACGAACTCTGCACAGTCGCCTTTGTCGGCGGCAGCCTTGTTCAGGAACGGGGGCATAATCCGCTTGAACCGGCAGCACTTGGCAAACCGGTGATCTTCGGACCCCATATGGAAGATTTTCAGGAGATCGCAGCGGATCTCGTGAACTGCGGCGGGGCAAAGGTTGTGACCAGGGTTGAGGAGATTGACCACACCCTCGGTGACTGGCTCTCCGATGATCTCGCTGCCTCCGGTACCGGAATGAAATGTGCCGAGCTTGTTAAAAGCATGCAGGGAGTCACCGAAAAACATCTTGAACTTGTCGAGCAAATCCTTGCCGGGGGAAACCCCTGATGAGCGGCATCCCACGAATGGCCGCACTGTTCGGCAACCCCTTTTCCCCGATTTACAGCGCTCTCATGAAGGTCCGGGCGACGGCGTACCGGACCGGCGTGTTTTCCAGCATCAAACTTGAAGTTCCGGTTGTCAGTATCGGCAACCTGACCATGGGCGGCTCCGGCAAGACCCCGATGGTCATGGCGGTTGCAAGACTCCTGCAGCGGCAGGGGAAAAAGCCCGCGATCATCAGCCGTGGTTATGGTGGGCGGGCCCGGGGAGATGTCAATCTGGTCAGTGATGGGGCGAAAATCTTCCTGAATGCGGAAGAGGCTGGAGATGAGCCTTTGCTGCTCGCGGAATCCCTGCCGGGGATTCCGGTCGTCACCGGTTCGCAAAGAAAGCTTACCGGTCCCTACGCGGTCAAAGAGCTGGGCGCCGATCTGATCATCATGGATGACGGTTTTCAGCATCTGGCGCTCTCGCGTGACCTTGATCTGGTCCTCTTCAAGGCCCCGTTTCTTCTCGGCGACGGCAGAGTTTTCCCCGGCGGGTATCTGCGTGAGCCGATTTCCGCCCTTGCCCGGGCCCACGCCTTTGTCATTAACGGAGTCGATGAGTTGTCTGCTGACCGGGTTGAAGAGTTTGCCGGATACCTGGCCGAGATATTTCCAGGGCGACCGATCTTTAAAATCGGGTATGGTTTGGGCACCCCGGTCGATATCCATGGCAAGGCGGTGACCACCCTGCAATCTGGTGAAAAGTGTTTTGTCTTCTGCGGTCTGGCTGATCCGGAGAGTTTCCGCTTGAGCCTTAAGCGGAGCGGCTATGAGATCGCCGGATTTCAATCCTTCCCGGATCATCATGCCTACACCGCCGGTGATCTTGAAAAGCTGGCTCGGAAGGCCTGCGGTCGCACATTGCTGACCACCGAGAAAGATCTGGTGAAACTGAAGGATATCAGTGGTGACGTTGCCGTCTACGCTTTGCCGCTCGCATTGAAACTGCCTCTCGGACTGGAGCCTTTTCTTGTGTCAAATCTTCTGAAATAACCGGTTTTTTTTCGGAAAATTGATGCATTCGCAGAAAGTCCTCTACGTCCGGATCGGCCGGCGACAAATCACTGATCCGGATGGCGTTGGCCGCCCGTCTCGTGGCTTTTTACGAGACCGACAAAATTAATTTGTCATCCGGGCCTTTATCCTCTACTATCTGTGCAAATTAATCGATATGTTTTCATGCGGAGATGATTTATGAAAATTGAAGGGAAAATCTGTTTTCTGGGCGGCGGGATGATGGCCGAGGCCCTGATCAGCGGCATACTCAAGGCAGGGCTGGTAACAGCAGCGCAGATTGTCGCAGTTGATCTTGCTCCCGAAAGGCGGCAGGTGCTGGCGGATAAGTTCGGGATCGAGGTCTCCGATCAGGCCTCTGCGGTTACCGGATGCGGGATTGTCATCCTCGCGGTGAAGCCCCAGGTTGTGAACGGCCTCTTAACCGCAAATAAAGGGCTTTTCACAAGTGATCATCTGGTGATCTCCATCGCTGCCGGTGTTTCAATAGATATTCTTGAGTCCTGCCTGGAAGGTCGCAGTTGCCGGGTTGTGAGGGTGATGCCGAACACTCCCGCCCTGGTCATGGAGGGAGCCTCCGCCCTGTGCGGCGGAACCCTGGCCGGGGAGGATGACCTGCAAACCGCCCGACTTCTTTTTGACGCGGTGGGCCGGAGTGTTGTGTTGACTGAAAAGGACATGGATGCGGTGACCGGTCTTTCCGGCAGTGGTCCGGCCTACGTTTTTTCCTTTATTGAGGGACTGATCGATGCCGGGGTCAAGGTCGGTCTGGCCCGTCCGGTGGCGGTGACTCTCACCCTGCAGACCGTTCTCGGGGCCACCCGCCTGGCCATGGAAACCGGGGAGCATCCGGCCCAGTTGCGGGCCATGGTGACCTCTCCGGGCGGGACAACCATTGCCGGCCTGCGAGAGCTTGAAAAAGCCGGGCTCGGCGGCATCCTCATGGATGCGGTTGAAGCGGCCACCAACCGGTCGCGGGAACTCGGGCGTCAGGCTCAGGAAAAATGAAGATCAGAAAGGCAGGTATCATTCTCAAGCAGAATTCCAGTGAAACGAGCCGCATCGGTGCTGAGATGGCGGGCTGGTTCAGGGACAAATCCATCGAGGCGCGTATCGACCGCATCGACCAGGATATGGATATTCTGGTGATTCTGGGCGGGGATGGAACTCTTCTCCATGTTGCGGACCAGGCAAGCCGATTCAGAATTCCGGTGGTGGGGGTGAATCTGGGCAGCCTCGGTTTTCTGACCGAGGTGGAAGTCGGTAATCGCTATGAGGCCCTTGAAGAGATTCTCTCCGGATCGGCGGTCATTGAAGACCGCCTGATGCTCAAAACCAGATTGCGACGCGCCGGTGGTGATTCCGAATGGCGCTATGCCTTAAACGATATCGTGATCAGCAAGGGGAATGTGGACCGGCTGGTCAGGATGGAGGCCTGGGCCGATGAGGAGTTTATCGCCTCCTACAAGGCCGACGGGCTGATCTTTTCAACCCCGACCGGCTCCACGGCCTATAACCTTTCTGCCGGCGGACCGATTGTCCATCCGGGGATGCATTCGATTCTTCTGACCCCGATCTGTCCTTTCATGCTGGAGAGCCGCCCCGTTCTGCTGCCGCAGACCTTGTCCCTGGAGACCAGGCTTGCCGGGCCGGTAAATGATGTGAAGGTGATTGTCGACGGCGCTTCCGCCTGGGAGATGTCGGAGAACGATCATCTTGAGGTGGTGGCGGCCGAGAACCCGCTCCGGCTCGTCTGCTCACCGCACAAGGGATATTTCGAGATCCTGCGCAGCAAACTGAACTGGGGCGGGAGGACCATTCCCGACTGACAGTTACTCTCTCAACTTTCTGACTTGCCTAAGATGTTGGTTTGCTGTCATAAAATAATCCCAAGCCATGGCGGCATTCCATGATTAGAAGCCAGAAGCCAGAAGTCAGAAGCCAGGAGAAAAGCTTAAAGCTGAGTTAAGCAGCTTGTCTGCTCGTACGAAACTTATACCCGAAGGGTGAAAAAATCAGTCATTCTGGCTCCTGGCTTCTGGCTACTTGTGGAACATATGCACTAACAAATCGCCGAAACCCTTTATTTCACCCTTCGGGTACTCACTTCAGTACCCCATTGAGGGGGACAAGTCTCGAAGTCTCGCAAGCTCGCGAACGATACGAGCAGGACAGCTGCTCAACTACTCTTTATCCGCCAGTGTAGCGGCAAGCGCTTCCTTCTCTTTCTGCATCGCCTCTTTCCCGGCCTCGATGGCGGAGTTCAGGGCGTGCTTCTTTTCGTCGAGATACTCCTGACTGTCGGAAAGGATGTCGTTGCCGTGATCGATCAGTTTCTTTCCCTGTTCGATCATTTCCCGGCCTCGGGAAATGGCCGCCGCCTTCAATTCTTCCGGGATGTTCTCCCTGATGGTGTTGCCGTAATCCACAAGAAGTTCACGGGTTTCCTTGCCGGTTCTGGGGGCGAGCAGCAGGGCTGCCGCCGCGCCGAAAAGGGCGCCGGTGAGAAAGGTTGTCAAACTTCCTGATCCGCAATCATCCCTGGCCATCTTTGTTATCCTCCTTTCTGGTTTTGGGGCTGGTGAGGTTGAGAAAAGTTAAAAAGGCCCTGACTCCTGAGCTGAGTCCGCCGACCTGGGTAATGACCGGAGCAACGGTTTTTCTGAACAGGTTGCTGGTCAGCAGCAATGATTCTCCCGCGAGCCTCAAGGTTCTGATCACGAAATCGGCGTCATCAAGCTTTTTGTTGATTGACCCGGTGAGGGTGTGCAGCTCATCGGCAGTCTGGTTGAGGGTGATGAGCAGCGGGTTCAGCTGCCGGTCGAGGCTGTCCATGGTTGTCTCCGCTTTCCGGACTGTCCGTTTGAGCTGGATCAGCAGAGGGACCAGGGCGGCGGTGATCAGGACTATGGCGGCAGCGGCAATGATCAGGAAAATTTCATTCAGGGTCAAGGGGGGTTACCTCATACTGTTGATCTCATATTTCTTCATCTTGTACTGGAGCAGGCTCTTGGTGATCCCCAGACGTTCTGCGGCATGGGCCTGGATTGACCCCGCCTCGATCAGGGCGGACTCGATCAGCTTCTTTTCAATCAGGTCAAGATATTCAGGCAACCTGACTCCTGCCGGAATGGTATCGACTGAAATCTTGCTGTTGTTGCCGAAGAGATCAAGAGGCTCTGCTTCCGGCTGGACATCGACGATTTCGATACGGTCGTTCTCGCAGAGAATGGCGGCCCGCTCCATGGTGTTCTCAAGCTCCCGGACATTGCCTTCCCAGGGGAAACGGGAGAGATACCGCAAAGCCTCACTGGAGATCCCGAGTTCCGGCCTGTTCAGCCGGCGGGCAAATCTCTCGATGAAATGGTTGACCAGAAGCGGGATGTCATCCGGTCTTTCCCGAAGGGGAGGGATGTGCAGGTTCAGGACATTCAAGCGGTAATAGAGGTCTTCCCGGAAAGTCCCTTTGCCGACTTCTTCCTTGAGATCCTTGTTGGTTGCCGCGATAATCCTGACATCGACTTTCATCGGTTTGGAATTGCCGAGCCGTTCAAAGGTTCGTTCCTGGATCACCCGCAACAGCTTGGCCTGCAGATTCAGCGGCATCTCGCCGATCTCATCGAGAAAAATCGTGCCGGTGTCGGCAATTTCAAAGCGGCCTTTTCTGAGGGTGACGGCCCCGGTGAAAGCGCCTTTCTCGTGACCGAAGAGCTCGCTCTCCAGCAAATGCTCCGGCAGGCCGGCACAGTTCAGGGAGATCAGGGGAGACTCGCGCCGTGGGCTGTGAAAATGAATGGCCCGGGCCACCAGTTCCTTGCCGGTACCTGATTCTCCGGTGATGAGCACCGAAGCGGTGGTCGGCGCCACCTTTTCGATCAGGCTGTAGATGTGCTGCATCTTGCTTGTCCTGCCGACCATATTGG
The window above is part of the Pseudomonadota bacterium genome. Proteins encoded here:
- the murJ gene encoding murein biosynthesis integral membrane protein MurJ, with protein sequence MKEPAKDTGLIARSAGKVSGAVMCSRILGLVREQVFAFLFGAGFAYDAFVVAFRIPNLLRDLFGEGALSAAFVTVFSDYDTNRDKEQTMRLAGNVIIFFLILLSIITLLGIWQAENIVRLMVEAEFENVPGKVELTRLMTMIMFPFLILISMSSVCMGILNSRGYFFVPSLASSFFNMGSIVGGVGLALLMPAIGQPAIVGMALGTLIGGGLQLVGQFPSLRKAGFVFRPALDLSDPGLRRILKLMVPAVAGLAALQLNIFINSFFASSLQEGSLSWLNYAFRLFMFPLGVFGVAISIAAHPVMARQAASGSMDALKESYVSTLTMGFSLTIPAAAGLIMLAEPVIRLIFQYGRFDPYSTTMTGEALAYYALGLAAYASVKVTAPVFYNINETRYPVLGSFLAVGVNVLVVLLAIDHLQHRALALSISCAMTVNFLFLFTILHCKLKGFSLSYLFQGFFKVVLATAVMVLWLYGMGGFMAGGGVFRNLIEVVVQVGSGALVYGVALYFLKLPELRMMVESFRSRMR
- a CDS encoding DUF948 domain-containing protein; amino-acid sequence: MTLNEIFLIIAAAAIVLITAALVPLLIQLKRTVRKAETTMDSLDRQLNPLLITLNQTADELHTLTGSINKKLDDADFVIRTLRLAGESLLLTSNLFRKTVAPVITQVGGLSSGVRAFLTFLNLTSPKTRKEDNKDGQG
- a CDS encoding sigma-54 dependent transcriptional regulator is translated as MKTVLVVDDEPNFRLILSELLSDEGYEVFTADSGETAMDVIRETDLDLIITDMRMPGMGGMELLAEVKIFNHDLPVIMITAFGEVEKAVAAMQAGAFNYLTKPFNNDELLVSVSKAIEHYAVVRENLRLRSEMSGRNSFANMVGRTSKMQHIYSLIEKVAPTTASVLITGESGTGKELVARAIHFHSPRRESPLISLNCAGLPEHLLESELFGHEKGAFTGAVTLRKGRFEIADTGTIFLDEIGEMPLNLQAKLLRVIQERTFERLGNSKPMKVDVRIIAATNKDLKEEVGKGTFREDLYYRLNVLNLHIPPLRERPDDIPLLVNHFIERFARRLNRPELGISSEALRYLSRFPWEGNVRELENTMERAAILCENDRIEIVDVQPEAEPLDLFGNNSKISVDTIPAGVRLPEYLDLIEKKLIESALIEAGSIQAHAAERLGITKSLLQYKMKKYEINSMR
- the lpxK gene encoding tetraacyldisaccharide 4'-kinase, translated to MSGIPRMAALFGNPFSPIYSALMKVRATAYRTGVFSSIKLEVPVVSIGNLTMGGSGKTPMVMAVARLLQRQGKKPAIISRGYGGRARGDVNLVSDGAKIFLNAEEAGDEPLLLAESLPGIPVVTGSQRKLTGPYAVKELGADLIIMDDGFQHLALSRDLDLVLFKAPFLLGDGRVFPGGYLREPISALARAHAFVINGVDELSADRVEEFAGYLAEIFPGRPIFKIGYGLGTPVDIHGKAVTTLQSGEKCFVFCGLADPESFRLSLKRSGYEIAGFQSFPDHHAYTAGDLEKLARKACGRTLLTTEKDLVKLKDISGDVAVYALPLALKLPLGLEPFLVSNLLK
- a CDS encoding 16S rRNA (uracil(1498)-N(3))-methyltransferase, encoding MNLILLEQNEINGTSVVLADRRAKHLRKVLRVLPGDTVRVGIVNGPMGSGTVREIDQERVALDLEIGVMPTAPPPLCLVLALPRPIMLKRVLAQATSLGVSEIHLIMAGRVEKSFFKASLLEKESLRDCLKLGLEQAVDTRLPIIQVHRKFKPFAEDLLPEIAANYPIRLLAHPDPESGEPRPVFANRETPALVAIGPEGGWVDFEVDLFRKQGLETFSLGPRILRVDTAVPAILSQILLLRELAAD
- a CDS encoding YtxH domain-containing protein, which gives rise to MARDDCGSGSLTTFLTGALFGAAAALLLAPRTGKETRELLVDYGNTIRENIPEELKAAAISRGREMIEQGKKLIDHGNDILSDSQEYLDEKKHALNSAIEAGKEAMQKEKEALAATLADKE
- a CDS encoding 3-deoxy-D-manno-octulosonic acid transferase, with protein sequence MLIIYNLFLIAIPVICLPCLAVLLVYVYLTPKYKGRLMRRLGFGLADKVLGLPSGTPRIWIHALSVGEVSSARSLVNGLRKKYPDAVLLFSASTRSGEEYAASVFKDAVDSFIPFPLDLFWSTEKFVQTVNPDLFVLVETDLWPNFLGSIRRHKIRSILVNGRMSEESFANYRKLAFFFAPMLSTFDYLTLQTDAEKRKMMELGVSEGKIRSLGNLKYDGLAGGGRTGKGANDPADSAGGKTIWVAGSTHTGEEELLLAAFARLRKKFPDLYLVIAPRNVERGRELSALAAKSGFQAVRRSEGGDLAGDLLILDTLGELAGFYELCTVAFVGGSLVQERGHNPLEPAALGKPVIFGPHMEDFQEIAADLVNCGGAKVVTRVEEIDHTLGDWLSDDLAASGTGMKCAELVKSMQGVTEKHLELVEQILAGGNP
- a CDS encoding pyrroline-5-carboxylate reductase, whose product is MKIEGKICFLGGGMMAEALISGILKAGLVTAAQIVAVDLAPERRQVLADKFGIEVSDQASAVTGCGIVILAVKPQVVNGLLTANKGLFTSDHLVISIAAGVSIDILESCLEGRSCRVVRVMPNTPALVMEGASALCGGTLAGEDDLQTARLLFDAVGRSVVLTEKDMDAVTGLSGSGPAYVFSFIEGLIDAGVKVGLARPVAVTLTLQTVLGATRLAMETGEHPAQLRAMVTSPGGTTIAGLRELEKAGLGGILMDAVEAATNRSRELGRQAQEK
- a CDS encoding NAD(+)/NADH kinase is translated as MKIRKAGIILKQNSSETSRIGAEMAGWFRDKSIEARIDRIDQDMDILVILGGDGTLLHVADQASRFRIPVVGVNLGSLGFLTEVEVGNRYEALEEILSGSAVIEDRLMLKTRLRRAGGDSEWRYALNDIVISKGNVDRLVRMEAWADEEFIASYKADGLIFSTPTGSTAYNLSAGGPIVHPGMHSILLTPICPFMLESRPVLLPQTLSLETRLAGPVNDVKVIVDGASAWEMSENDHLEVVAAENPLRLVCSPHKGYFEILRSKLNWGGRTIPD